Within the Rhizobium grahamii genome, the region CGCCATCACCGTCCGCAAACAGCGAGACGCGCGTTCCCATCTTCTTCAGCGACTGGATGACGTCGGTCAGAAAAACCCTGTGCTTGCGAAAATCCCAGCCATGGTCGGAAGTTGCCTGTGACGGATCATCCGGCACCAGTGTTACCTGCTCGGGAGCAACGCTCGCGCACAGCTCCAGAAAGTCGGCGGTCGGATAGCCCTCGATATTGAATTCGGCCTGCGGGAACTCGTCATCGATGAGGTTGCGGATGACAGGCAGGTCGGAAAAGCGGATATGACGCTGGTCGGGTCTCGGATGCACCGTCAGCCCGCTCGCCCCCGCCTTGAGCGCGATGCGCCCCAGTCCCTCCACGCTCGGCCAAGGGAGGTCGCGCCGATTCCGCAGCATCGCGACGGCGTTGAGATTGACGGAAAGCGTGGTTGGCATGGCGACTGTCCATAGATCGAAAACGGTGCCCCGCTTTTACGTGATATGTGCCGATGAAGCCAACGACATTCCGTTATGGACACATTTCAAACGCTGACACCAAAGCAACCAGCGCGCGAGATCGCGCAATAAGTATTACAAAGCCGAAAATGGCGTGATGAAACGATTAAGTCGCACGGAAATAGCAGCAAGCGAGATAAAATCGCCGAACAGGACAATCTCTCCGATACATTGCCCTGTGATTTAAAAATGATTATTTTTAAGACTAACAAATAGTTTCGTTTCCTTCATAACCTTCGGCTAATGCAACAGAGAATCCGCCCCTCGTTGCTTCGAGACTAGTACATAACGCAGAGAGGAAACCCCACTCGACCGCGCCCCGCGTCTTTGAAATGCGCAAGCTGCACGATCGTGCACAACAGGAGGGTTGATGGCAGGAAACTATAAGCGGACACTTACTCCGCAAAACGTATCTGAGTTGCGGCACGAATGCCGATTTCTGCCCGCAGCGGCGCTACCGCCGGACTTGCCGGGCAAACAGGTTCCTATTGCCGACATGGCAAACGCCTTTGGCGTCACGCATAGAACGCTGCACTTCTATGAGGAGAAGGGCCTGATTTCGTCAGGGCGCATGGGGCTGATGCGCGTCTACGATCCGGGCGACATCATGCGCATGGCCGTTATCAACGTCTGCCGCGAAGCCGGCATGGCGGTGGCGGTCATCCAGGAACTGATGCACGACCTAAGCGGGGCCGCCTCGCAGGAGGCAGCCGATGCCATGTTCCGCACCGCGCTTGAGACACGCAAGCGCGAACTCTGCGCCGATATGTCGACGCTGCATCGCCAGTTGCAGCATGTCAGCGAACTGCTGGAGCGAAGCGCCGAAGCACCGGACGGATTGCTGAACGACAACCAGCACGAACGGGAACTGACGGAAAAGGAACTTCGCTGCCTGTCGCTGATGGCCGAAGGCCTGTCGACGCACCGCCTCGCCCGCGTGCTTGCGATGGACGATGGCGAAGCCCGCGCTGTGGAAGCCGCCATCATCGGCAAGTTCCAGGCCAACAACCGCTTCCAGGCAATCGCAAAGGCAGTGATGCTCGGTGTCGTAGGGGCATGATGCCCGAGACACGAAGGCACGATCAGCGCACGATCGTCAGCGTCTCGGCTGCACGGGTGATGGCCGTATAAAGCCAGCGCTCGCGCGTATCGCGGAATGCCCAGCTTTCATCGAACAGAACGACATTGTTCCACTGCGAACCCTGCGCCTTGTGCACCGTCAAGGCGTAACCGTAGTCGAACTCGTCGTAGCGCTTGCGGGCGTTCCAGGGGATTTCGCCCTCGACATCCTCGAACGCCTGCTTCAACAGCTTGATCTTCGCCGCCCCGCGATCCATGTCGTCGTCTTCAGGCCGGATCAGCAGATTGATCCCCGGCTTCGTGGTTTCCTTGGACGAGGTCATGACCTGCCACAGCGAGCCGTTCAAAAGCCCCTTAGCCGGATCATTGCGCAGGCAGACGAGTTTGTCCCCCGTCTGCGGATACTCGGTCGTAAAACCCTTCAACTCGCGAAGGCGCTGATTGTACCGCTTGCGCGTCCGGTTGGTGCCGACGAGAACCTGATCGGCGTCCAGAACCAGCGCCTGATTGACCTCGTTCTTCGAGATCACCTTTGCAGCGCCGTAGTCGCCATACATGATCTCGTTGCCTTCACGTACCTGCATGGCGAGCTTGATGATCGGATTGTCGCGCGCCTGGCGGTGGATATCCGTCAGCAGGTAATCCGGATCCTGATTGGTGAAGAAGCCCCCACCCGAAACGGGCGGAAGCTGGCCGGGATCGCCGAGAACCAGGATCGGTGTGCCGAAGCTCATCAGATCCTTGCCAAGCGCCTCGTCGACCATCGAGCACTCGTCGACAATGATCAGTGCGGCCTTGGCGACAGGGCTCTGCCTGTTGATCGAAAACATCGGCGCTATCGAGGTCTTGCCGGTTTCCTCATCCTCCACCGCCTCTTCGCCGCGGGGACGATAGATCAGCGAGTGGATCGTCTTGGCGTTGCTGGCGCCACGCGAGCGCAACACTTGTGCCGCCTTGCCGGTGAAGGCCGCAAACAGCACATCGCCATCGACATGCTCGGCGAAATGGCGCGCAAGCGTCGTCTTTCCCGTGCCGGCATAGCCGAACAGGCGGAAAATCGGAGACCGTCCCTCCTTCAGCCAGTTGGAAACGGCCTTGAGGGCTTCATCTTGTTGCGGGGCAAATTGCATGGTCGTTCGACTTGGCAGGATTCGCCGGGGATAGGCAAGCGAGAAAAACTCTTCCTCTACCGGGAATAAACCTCGGGGCACCGGTGTCTCATCGCAGGCAAGGAGAAAAGCCTGCCCAACCCCAGTGAGGAGAAAGACATGAACTCCCTGACACTTCTGATCGCATCCGTCGCCGCCGCCGTAGCGACATCCGCCTTTGCCGCAGAGCCGGTGAAAGTGATGGATTCCGCCAAGGGCAAGGTCCTTACCGGCGACAACGGCATGACGCTCTACACATTCAAGAAGGATTCCAAGGGCGTCTCCAACTGCTACGGCGATTGCGCCAAGAACTGGCCGCCGCTGATGGCCGCTAGCGGCGCGAAGGCAGAGGGTGCATATTCCCTCGTGGACCGCAAGGACGGCAGCAAGCAGTGGGCAAAGGACGGCATGCCGCTCTACTACTGGGTAAAGGACAAGAAGATGGGTGACGTCACCGGTGACGGCGTCGGGGGCAACTGGGATGTCGCCAAGCCGTGAGAGGCGACCGTGAAAACACCGAAGCCTGAAAGCTTCGAGGGCCAGATCCTGGCCCTCATTCCCTCCCTCAGGCGCTATTCGCGCAGCC harbors:
- a CDS encoding MerR family transcriptional regulator, with protein sequence MAGNYKRTLTPQNVSELRHECRFLPAAALPPDLPGKQVPIADMANAFGVTHRTLHFYEEKGLISSGRMGLMRVYDPGDIMRMAVINVCREAGMAVAVIQELMHDLSGAASQEAADAMFRTALETRKRELCADMSTLHRQLQHVSELLERSAEAPDGLLNDNQHERELTEKELRCLSLMAEGLSTHRLARVLAMDDGEARAVEAAIIGKFQANNRFQAIAKAVMLGVVGA
- a CDS encoding pyridoxine 5'-phosphate synthase, translating into MPTTLSVNLNAVAMLRNRRDLPWPSVEGLGRIALKAGASGLTVHPRPDQRHIRFSDLPVIRNLIDDEFPQAEFNIEGYPTADFLELCASVAPEQVTLVPDDPSQATSDHGWDFRKHRVFLTDVIQSLKKMGTRVSLFADGDGDEEAVAIAKEVGADRIELYTGPYGGCYDGPERAGPILEKLGRTADAALALGLGVNAGHDLTVANLPALVKRIPKLAEVSIGHGLTADALEYGMAETVRRFCRACGQKI
- a CDS encoding ATP-dependent DNA helicase, whose product is MQFAPQQDEALKAVSNWLKEGRSPIFRLFGYAGTGKTTLARHFAEHVDGDVLFAAFTGKAAQVLRSRGASNAKTIHSLIYRPRGEEAVEDEETGKTSIAPMFSINRQSPVAKAALIIVDECSMVDEALGKDLMSFGTPILVLGDPGQLPPVSGGGFFTNQDPDYLLTDIHRQARDNPIIKLAMQVREGNEIMYGDYGAAKVISKNEVNQALVLDADQVLVGTNRTRKRYNQRLRELKGFTTEYPQTGDKLVCLRNDPAKGLLNGSLWQVMTSSKETTKPGINLLIRPEDDDMDRGAAKIKLLKQAFEDVEGEIPWNARKRYDEFDYGYALTVHKAQGSQWNNVVLFDESWAFRDTRERWLYTAITRAAETLTIVR
- a CDS encoding COG4315 family predicted lipoprotein; translation: MNSLTLLIASVAAAVATSAFAAEPVKVMDSAKGKVLTGDNGMTLYTFKKDSKGVSNCYGDCAKNWPPLMAASGAKAEGAYSLVDRKDGSKQWAKDGMPLYYWVKDKKMGDVTGDGVGGNWDVAKP